In the Streptomyces sp. f51 genome, one interval contains:
- a CDS encoding cellulose binding domain-containing protein — MSNRPLSDRPLTGRRRVALALSALLGSTALVAVPMSAPAAAAGGIAVQYRTSASGATADQSEPWFKVRNTGSASVQLSQVKVRYYFKADSASATYRFACSWAVKGCANVTGTFGALAHPTATADTYLEIGFTSGAGTLAPGTDTGDMQLRFYQSSWQPVNQADDYSFGGAQTSYADWNKVTAQLAGTTVWGTAPEGNDPTDPTGPTDPTDPPGGGQALFDDFSYTSSSDPAISAHGWNVRSNSGGPGVPGATWDPSKVTFPTVSGNKVMDLETSTAGTAESTRQTEVVSKSMKFKNGTYAARVKFADAPKSGPDGDHLVQTFFTINDLTAPMADDYAEYDFEYLPNGGWGETGDILYTTSWETYNPDPWQAVNQHTESRQSYAGWHDLILTIDSGSIKYFIDGQLFGTHDAQYLPERPMSINFNQWLIDLAGQTSTGARAYDEQVDYVLHVKDQVLTPAQVASKVAAYRSAGTAFVDEVPAP, encoded by the coding sequence ATGAGCAACCGCCCCCTCTCAGACCGTCCCCTCACAGGCCGCCGCCGCGTCGCTCTCGCCCTGTCGGCCCTCCTGGGAAGCACCGCCCTGGTGGCCGTGCCGATGTCCGCCCCAGCCGCGGCGGCCGGCGGCATCGCCGTCCAGTACCGCACCAGCGCCTCAGGGGCCACCGCCGACCAGAGCGAGCCCTGGTTCAAGGTGCGCAACACCGGCTCCGCATCAGTGCAGTTGAGCCAGGTGAAGGTCCGCTACTACTTCAAGGCGGACTCGGCGAGCGCCACGTACCGCTTCGCCTGTTCCTGGGCGGTCAAGGGCTGCGCGAACGTCACCGGCACCTTCGGCGCCCTGGCCCACCCCACCGCGACAGCGGACACCTACCTGGAGATCGGCTTCACCTCCGGAGCCGGCACACTGGCACCGGGCACCGACACCGGTGACATGCAGCTGCGCTTCTACCAGTCCAGCTGGCAGCCCGTGAACCAGGCGGACGACTACTCCTTCGGCGGTGCGCAGACCTCGTACGCGGACTGGAACAAGGTCACCGCGCAGCTCGCCGGAACGACCGTGTGGGGCACGGCGCCCGAGGGCAACGACCCCACGGACCCGACCGGCCCCACCGATCCGACCGACCCGCCCGGAGGCGGCCAGGCCCTGTTCGACGACTTCAGCTACACGTCGTCCAGCGACCCCGCGATCTCCGCGCACGGCTGGAACGTCCGCTCCAACTCCGGTGGTCCCGGGGTCCCCGGCGCGACCTGGGACCCGTCCAAGGTCACCTTCCCCACCGTGTCGGGCAACAAGGTCATGGACCTGGAGACCTCGACCGCGGGCACCGCCGAGTCCACCCGGCAGACCGAAGTCGTCTCCAAGAGCATGAAGTTCAAGAACGGCACCTACGCGGCGCGGGTGAAATTCGCCGACGCGCCGAAGTCCGGCCCCGACGGCGACCACCTGGTGCAGACGTTCTTCACCATCAACGACCTCACGGCGCCGATGGCCGACGACTACGCCGAGTACGACTTCGAGTACCTGCCCAACGGCGGCTGGGGCGAGACGGGCGACATCCTCTACACGACCTCCTGGGAGACGTACAACCCCGACCCCTGGCAGGCCGTCAACCAGCACACCGAGTCCCGGCAGAGCTACGCCGGCTGGCACGACCTGATCCTCACCATCGACAGCGGCAGCATCAAGTACTTCATCGACGGGCAGCTGTTCGGCACCCATGACGCCCAGTACCTGCCCGAGCGGCCGATGTCGATCAACTTCAACCAGTGGCTGATCGACCTCGCCGGACAGACCTCGACCGGAGCGCGCGCCTACGACGAGCAGGTCGACTACGTGCTGCACGTCAAGGACCAAGTGCTCACCCCGGCCCAGGTCGCCTCCAAGGTGGCCGCCTACCGTTCCGCCGGCACCGCGTTCGTGGACGAGGTGCCGGCTCCCTGA
- a CDS encoding GntR family transcriptional regulator, with product MEIDPAASRAVLKRERVRETILELIEERRPGDAIPSERTLCAQLGVSRPTLRAAVDQLVLAGLLVREHGRGMFVAAEKITQELVPDRRTFSLPRAAGTWTSRLLEFSTVPAGARVGRRLSVSPAADIRYVARLRLVDGSPMAIEYLHVPARLVPDLTSDELENGDLYEHLGERHGIQVAEAVQSIEPTVLTREEAGLLDVPELSPALLFERLTSDASGRPVEYVHSIYRGDRYRIVSRLALGPHAERPSSGDGHHPGIPPGDFPAGEPVTFSTRGVVADGQF from the coding sequence ATGGAGATCGATCCCGCCGCATCCCGCGCGGTACTGAAGCGTGAAAGGGTCCGGGAGACGATCCTGGAGCTCATCGAGGAACGCCGTCCCGGCGACGCCATCCCCTCCGAGCGGACCCTGTGCGCGCAACTCGGCGTGTCCCGGCCCACCTTGAGGGCCGCCGTGGACCAACTCGTCCTCGCCGGGCTCCTGGTGCGCGAACACGGCCGGGGCATGTTCGTGGCGGCCGAGAAGATCACCCAGGAACTCGTCCCGGACCGGCGGACCTTCAGCCTGCCCCGGGCCGCGGGCACCTGGACCAGCAGACTCCTGGAGTTCAGCACCGTGCCCGCCGGCGCCCGGGTGGGACGCAGGCTGAGCGTCTCTCCCGCGGCGGACATCCGGTACGTGGCACGGCTCCGCCTCGTCGACGGCTCACCCATGGCCATCGAGTACCTGCACGTCCCGGCCCGGCTTGTGCCGGACCTGACCAGTGACGAACTGGAGAACGGCGACCTGTACGAGCACCTCGGCGAACGGCACGGGATCCAGGTCGCCGAGGCGGTCCAGTCGATCGAACCCACGGTGCTCACCCGCGAGGAGGCGGGCCTGCTCGACGTGCCGGAACTGTCGCCCGCCCTGCTCTTCGAACGCCTGACCTCGGACGCCTCGGGCCGGCCGGTGGAGTACGTCCACTCGATCTACCGGGGGGACCGCTACCGCATCGTCTCCCGGCTGGCCCTCGGCCCCCACGCGGAGCGCCCGTCGTCCGGCGACGGGCACCATCCCGGGATTCCGCCGGGCGACTTCCCGGCGGGTGAACCCGTCACCTTCTCCACGCGGGGCGTGGTGGCGGACGGCCAGTTCTGA
- a CDS encoding alpha/beta hydrolase, whose protein sequence is MPFATAKDGTQIFYKDWGTGRPVVFSHGWPLTADAWDAQMKVMADNGFRAIAHDRRGGGRSGQPWEGNDLDTYADDLAAVIEALDLRDVILVGHSTGGGEVTRYIGRHGSGRVAKAVLVGAIPPLMLKTEANPEGLPIEVFDEIRKGVETDRSQFYQDLSAAFYGANRDGSTVTQGTRDEFWLWGMTVGIKGAYDCVKAFSETDLTEDLKKIDVPTLIVHGDDDQIVPIVASGDKSSKLVKDAVYKVYPGAPHGLAMVPEFAEVFNADLLEFARG, encoded by the coding sequence ATGCCCTTCGCCACCGCCAAGGACGGCACACAGATCTTCTACAAGGACTGGGGGACGGGCCGGCCGGTCGTCTTCTCCCACGGCTGGCCACTGACCGCGGACGCCTGGGACGCCCAGATGAAGGTGATGGCGGACAACGGCTTCCGCGCCATCGCCCACGACCGGCGCGGCGGCGGACGCTCCGGCCAGCCCTGGGAGGGCAACGACCTGGACACCTACGCCGACGACCTCGCGGCCGTCATCGAGGCGCTCGACCTGCGGGACGTCATCCTGGTCGGCCATTCGACGGGCGGCGGCGAGGTCACCCGCTACATCGGCCGGCACGGCTCGGGCCGGGTGGCCAAGGCGGTCCTGGTCGGCGCGATCCCGCCGCTCATGCTCAAGACCGAGGCGAACCCCGAGGGCCTGCCGATCGAGGTCTTCGACGAGATCCGCAAGGGTGTGGAGACCGACCGGTCGCAGTTCTACCAGGACCTCAGCGCCGCGTTCTACGGCGCCAACCGTGACGGATCGACCGTCACCCAGGGGACACGGGACGAGTTCTGGCTCTGGGGCATGACCGTGGGCATCAAGGGCGCCTACGACTGCGTCAAGGCGTTCTCCGAGACCGACCTGACCGAAGACCTCAAGAAGATCGACGTCCCGACCCTCATCGTGCACGGCGACGACGACCAGATCGTTCCCATCGTGGCCTCGGGCGACAAGTCCTCGAAGCTGGTCAAGGACGCGGTCTACAAGGTGTACCCGGGCGCTCCGCACGGCCTCGCCATGGTGCCCGAGTTCGCCGAGGTGTTCAACGCCGACCTGCTGGAGTTCGCGCGCGGCTGA
- a CDS encoding SpoIIE family protein phosphatase, whose amino-acid sequence MIRRLDLLDTADDGITESEVFRLALQHSIAELGCVGGAVYLRGPMSALRLVSSTGLPSSVTRAWEIVDQDGPTATARAVRSGRPVWVAALPADLAEPTAPLLSRSGWFAVPLAYEGRAIGAITCLTGDNEEPAPEQRAFLVAVAEWTTNRLKKMPAPTPMPTDLDTTPVGTWEWDVRTGELLWDQAAMKVYQTEPGQFVPGVETWMKVVHPDDLASTLAAAERTIRTHAPFEAEYRVLRGDGGYSWTRASGHVVLDDEGRVARIVGKGWASDAARSTRDALSRALRYMSDAFLSVDDDWRITFANLEAERVLGAADEQLFGQSLWELPALRHVPELEQRCRDGAGQASAAGFDITLADTGRCYDLRIVPVPGGLTVYFTDVTDRRRREAEQAAAVEVAAERASRTAELTTQLASATTSDDVVTAVAQRVLPPFGAQALLVLVLEDEELVRIGSAGGPGSFPEPMRAAHGLEPADAGPAGETVRTGAPRFYSSREEWTEDFPGAGSRPPHGQNAWAFLPLTASDHTFGVCVIAFDTEHRLTSEERTLLITISALVAHALERARLYEAELTRSEELQQALLPRGLPTVPEATAAARYLPAGGTSEVGGDWYDLIPLSAGQVALVAGDVMGHGLSEAATMGRLRTALHTLAALELPPDEIMGHLNDIVSGLGDHSYATCLFALYDSTDGSCTMVRAGHPPPLVVRPDGAAHFPEIAVNPPLGAAFPPFETTELELPAESLLVLYTDGLVESPQRDIDQGMDQLAGLLAGQAASPDLEELCDSVTAGLLPGGPTADDAALMIARLHHVADRQVASWALPEGPEAAGEARRHVREQLAQWRLDDLVMTTELLASELVGNVIRHASGPIGLRLLCSGTLVCEVSDASLTMPRIRRATDTDEGGRGLQLINALCERWGSRYTPDGKAIWTEQALPDTGEAADGDGPAGSPGPPS is encoded by the coding sequence GTGATCAGGCGGCTGGACCTACTCGACACCGCTGACGACGGCATCACGGAAAGCGAGGTCTTCCGGCTCGCCCTTCAGCACTCCATCGCGGAGCTGGGCTGCGTCGGCGGGGCCGTCTACCTGCGGGGCCCGATGTCGGCCCTGCGTCTGGTTTCCTCCACCGGACTGCCGTCGTCGGTCACCCGCGCGTGGGAGATCGTCGACCAGGACGGACCCACGGCGACCGCACGGGCCGTACGGTCGGGCCGGCCCGTCTGGGTGGCCGCGCTCCCCGCCGACCTGGCCGAGCCCACGGCGCCGCTGCTGTCACGGTCCGGCTGGTTCGCCGTACCGCTGGCCTACGAGGGCCGTGCCATCGGCGCGATCACCTGTCTCACCGGTGACAACGAGGAACCCGCGCCCGAACAGCGGGCGTTCCTCGTCGCGGTGGCCGAATGGACCACGAACCGGCTGAAGAAGATGCCGGCGCCCACCCCTATGCCCACCGATCTCGACACCACTCCGGTCGGCACCTGGGAGTGGGACGTGCGCACGGGCGAGCTGCTGTGGGACCAGGCGGCCATGAAGGTGTACCAGACCGAGCCCGGACAGTTCGTGCCCGGCGTCGAGACCTGGATGAAGGTCGTGCACCCCGACGACCTCGCGAGCACCCTGGCCGCGGCCGAACGCACCATCCGCACCCACGCCCCGTTCGAGGCCGAGTACCGGGTCCTGCGCGGCGACGGGGGCTACTCATGGACCCGCGCGTCCGGTCACGTCGTGCTCGACGACGAGGGCCGGGTCGCGCGCATCGTCGGCAAGGGCTGGGCGAGCGACGCCGCGCGCTCCACCCGCGACGCCCTCAGCCGTGCCCTGCGGTACATGAGCGACGCCTTCCTGTCGGTGGACGACGACTGGCGGATCACCTTCGCCAACCTGGAGGCGGAGCGCGTTCTCGGTGCGGCCGACGAGCAGCTCTTCGGCCAGAGCCTGTGGGAGCTGCCCGCCCTGCGTCATGTGCCCGAGCTGGAACAGCGGTGCCGCGACGGTGCCGGGCAGGCCTCGGCAGCCGGATTCGACATCACGCTGGCCGACACCGGACGCTGCTACGACCTGCGGATCGTCCCCGTCCCCGGTGGCCTGACGGTGTACTTCACCGATGTCACCGACCGCCGCCGCCGTGAGGCCGAACAGGCGGCGGCCGTCGAGGTCGCCGCCGAGCGGGCGAGCCGGACGGCGGAGCTGACCACACAGCTCGCCTCGGCGACCACCTCCGACGATGTGGTCACGGCCGTGGCCCAGCGCGTCCTGCCCCCCTTCGGCGCCCAGGCCCTGCTCGTCCTCGTCCTGGAGGACGAGGAACTGGTGCGGATCGGGTCCGCCGGCGGTCCGGGCTCCTTCCCGGAACCGATGCGCGCCGCGCACGGGCTCGAACCCGCGGACGCCGGCCCCGCCGGGGAGACGGTCCGCACCGGCGCACCCCGTTTCTATTCGTCGCGCGAGGAGTGGACCGAGGACTTCCCCGGCGCGGGCAGCCGGCCGCCCCACGGCCAGAACGCCTGGGCGTTCCTGCCCCTGACCGCGTCCGACCACACCTTCGGCGTGTGCGTCATCGCCTTCGACACCGAGCACCGGCTGACGTCCGAGGAACGCACGCTTCTCATCACCATCAGCGCCCTGGTGGCGCACGCGCTGGAGCGGGCACGGCTGTACGAGGCCGAGCTCACCCGCTCCGAGGAACTCCAGCAGGCGCTGCTGCCGAGGGGTCTGCCCACCGTTCCCGAGGCGACTGCGGCGGCACGCTATCTGCCGGCCGGCGGGACCTCCGAGGTGGGCGGGGACTGGTACGACCTGATCCCGCTGTCCGCAGGACAAGTGGCCCTGGTCGCCGGTGACGTGATGGGTCACGGTCTGTCCGAGGCCGCGACCATGGGGCGCCTGCGCACGGCCCTGCACACACTGGCCGCCCTGGAGCTGCCTCCCGACGAGATCATGGGCCACCTCAACGACATCGTGAGCGGCCTCGGCGATCACTCGTACGCGACCTGTCTGTTCGCGCTGTACGACTCGACCGACGGATCGTGCACCATGGTGCGGGCCGGCCATCCGCCGCCGCTCGTCGTCCGCCCGGACGGCGCCGCCCACTTCCCCGAGATCGCCGTCAACCCTCCGCTCGGCGCGGCGTTCCCGCCGTTCGAGACGACGGAACTGGAGCTGCCCGCGGAGAGTCTGCTGGTCCTCTACACCGACGGGCTCGTGGAGTCACCGCAGCGGGACATCGACCAGGGCATGGACCAGCTCGCCGGTCTGCTGGCAGGCCAGGCGGCCAGTCCCGATCTGGAGGAGCTGTGCGACTCCGTGACCGCGGGGCTGCTGCCGGGCGGTCCCACCGCCGACGACGCCGCCCTGATGATCGCGCGTCTGCACCACGTGGCCGACCGACAGGTGGCTTCGTGGGCGCTGCCCGAGGGTCCGGAGGCCGCGGGCGAGGCCCGGCGCCACGTACGGGAGCAGCTCGCCCAATGGCGGCTGGACGACCTGGTCATGACGACGGAACTGCTGGCCAGCGAGCTCGTCGGCAATGTCATCCGGCACGCCAGCGGGCCCATCGGGCTTCGCCTCCTGTGCAGCGGAACGCTGGTGTGCGAGGTGTCCGACGCGAGTCTGACCATGCCCCGCATCCGGCGGGCGACGGACACCGACGAGGGGGGTCGCGGGCTTCAGCTCATCAACGCGCTGTGCGAGCGCTGGGGCAGCCGCTACACCCCGGACGGCAAGGCCATCTGGACCGAACAGGCTCTCCCCGACACGGGGGAGGCGGCGGACGGGGACGGGCCCGCCGGGTCCCCCGGTCCGCCGTCCTGA
- a CDS encoding AI-2E family transporter has protein sequence MHHGLGVAAAYAWRLLVVGVVAYAVFALLGKLQLVAVALFLALVITAVLRPLADLLARRMPRTPAVILSILGSILVVLGVMALVGRVVAGESGQLGHEFAGGLGRIERWLEGSPFHLSHAVLSGLQGKVVNFVSEHRSVLISSALNGAGRAVEFVTGLVLALFCSLFFIRSGDKFWRWFQELMPQSARDPWDRGGRAAWRTFAGYTRGIIIVAGTNAVLVGIALYVLGVPLALPLTLLEFFAAFIPLVGSPVALGVATVVALATRGPVVAIIVLALIVVIGQLEGHVLHPLVLSWAVRLHPVVVAISVIAGSILAGVTGAVVAVPMVSVAWSVISELRARPEPEPAGRSPGTRSTAPEPAPGSTGKAGAGET, from the coding sequence GTGCATCACGGGCTGGGGGTGGCCGCGGCGTACGCCTGGCGGCTGCTCGTCGTCGGAGTCGTCGCCTACGCGGTCTTCGCGCTCCTGGGGAAACTCCAGCTCGTCGCCGTGGCCCTGTTCCTCGCGCTCGTCATCACGGCGGTCCTGCGTCCGCTCGCCGATCTGCTGGCCCGCCGTATGCCGAGAACTCCCGCCGTGATCCTCAGCATCCTCGGCAGCATCCTGGTGGTGCTCGGCGTGATGGCGCTGGTCGGGCGCGTGGTCGCGGGAGAGTCGGGACAGCTGGGCCACGAGTTCGCCGGGGGACTGGGACGGATCGAACGATGGCTGGAGGGCTCACCCTTCCATCTGAGCCACGCGGTCCTGTCGGGTCTCCAGGGCAAGGTGGTCAACTTCGTCTCCGAGCACCGCTCCGTGCTGATCAGCAGCGCCCTCAACGGCGCGGGCCGCGCGGTCGAGTTCGTCACCGGACTGGTGCTCGCGCTGTTCTGCTCCCTGTTCTTCATCCGCTCGGGGGACAAGTTCTGGCGCTGGTTCCAGGAGCTGATGCCGCAGAGCGCGCGGGACCCGTGGGACCGCGGAGGGCGGGCGGCCTGGCGGACCTTCGCCGGGTACACGCGCGGCATCATCATCGTGGCGGGCACGAACGCCGTGCTCGTCGGCATCGCCCTCTACGTGCTCGGCGTCCCGCTCGCGCTGCCCCTCACGCTGCTGGAGTTCTTCGCCGCGTTCATCCCCCTGGTGGGCTCGCCCGTCGCGCTCGGCGTGGCCACGGTCGTCGCGCTGGCCACCCGTGGGCCGGTCGTCGCGATCATCGTGCTCGCCCTGATCGTCGTCATCGGCCAGCTGGAGGGGCACGTCCTGCATCCGCTCGTCCTGAGCTGGGCCGTCCGGCTGCATCCGGTGGTCGTGGCCATCTCCGTCATCGCCGGGAGCATCCTGGCCGGTGTGACCGGTGCCGTCGTGGCGGTTCCGATGGTGTCGGTCGCCTGGTCCGTGATCAGCGAGCTGCGGGCACGCCCCGAGCCGGAGCCCGCCGGGCGTTCACCGGGAACGCGGTCCACCGCGCCCGAACCGGCTCCCGGGTCCACGGGGAAGGCGGGGGCCGGCGAAACGTGA
- a CDS encoding SRPBCC family protein yields the protein MSGQFEATTEINRPIEEVFAFLAAGTNDPKFSPRVQSIAKTPEGPTAVGTVFTSTVKDAGMKTGRKFRITEFEPSGRIRWAEVSKNIVMAKEGGYDLESTGPGTTRVRIFNVLEGHGVGKVLVGFALSAARKDANAFGQRIKAAVEAS from the coding sequence GTGTCCGGTCAGTTCGAGGCGACAACCGAGATCAACCGCCCCATCGAGGAGGTCTTCGCCTTCCTCGCCGCCGGTACGAACGACCCCAAGTTCAGCCCCAGGGTGCAGTCGATCGCGAAGACCCCGGAGGGCCCGACGGCCGTCGGAACCGTCTTCACCAGCACGGTCAAGGACGCCGGCATGAAGACGGGCCGGAAGTTCCGGATCACCGAGTTCGAGCCGTCCGGCCGGATCCGCTGGGCCGAGGTCTCGAAGAACATCGTGATGGCCAAGGAGGGCGGCTACGACCTGGAGTCCACCGGCCCCGGGACGACCCGCGTGAGGATCTTCAACGTCCTTGAGGGGCATGGCGTCGGCAAGGTCCTGGTGGGCTTCGCGCTGAGCGCGGCCCGCAAGGACGCGAACGCCTTCGGCCAGCGGATCAAGGCGGCCGTCGAGGCTTCGTGA
- a CDS encoding molybdenum cofactor biosysynthesis protein produces MGRVEILQLLVSPVHRFEGRPGDGAPPLPDADLVTTARVRAGLGVVGDRYFNRPAHRNASITVMAAERFPFGPPERADLRPTRRNVLLRGVDIDSFVGATVSLDCGTGPVVLAVRSAARPCAWMDTTLGPGARRALRDGGGVRCRPLTDGTLAVGPAEFEVVEPPPAKDRPPNA; encoded by the coding sequence ATGGGGCGTGTGGAGATCCTTCAGCTGCTGGTCTCGCCGGTGCACCGATTCGAGGGGCGTCCGGGCGACGGAGCGCCGCCGCTGCCCGACGCGGATCTGGTGACCACGGCCCGGGTGCGCGCCGGACTCGGGGTCGTCGGGGACCGCTACTTCAACCGTCCGGCCCATCGCAACGCGTCCATCACCGTCATGGCCGCCGAACGCTTCCCGTTCGGCCCGCCCGAGCGCGCGGACCTCCGTCCGACCCGGCGCAACGTGCTGCTGCGCGGGGTGGACATCGACTCCTTCGTCGGCGCGACCGTCTCCCTGGACTGCGGCACGGGACCCGTGGTGCTCGCCGTACGCAGCGCGGCCAGGCCCTGCGCGTGGATGGACACCACGCTCGGCCCCGGCGCGCGACGGGCGCTGCGCGACGGTGGGGGAGTGCGCTGCCGCCCGCTGACCGACGGCACGCTCGCGGTCGGACCCGCGGAGTTCGAGGTGGTGGAACCCCCACCGGCCAAGGACCGGCCCCCTAACGCGTGA
- a CDS encoding metalloregulator ArsR/SmtB family transcription factor has product MSEDRLSRVFSALADPTRRDIVARLASGDATVGELAEPYDVTVQAVSKHIRVLEDAGLVSRSRDAQRRPCHLEGEVFDLMTRWIERYRREAEDRFRRLDVVLEEMADESGDGTSGKKAAS; this is encoded by the coding sequence GTGTCCGAAGACCGGCTGTCCCGGGTGTTCTCGGCCCTGGCCGACCCGACCCGGCGCGACATCGTCGCCAGGCTGGCCTCGGGGGACGCCACGGTCGGCGAACTGGCCGAGCCCTACGACGTGACCGTGCAGGCCGTGTCCAAGCACATCAGGGTGCTGGAGGACGCGGGTCTGGTCAGCCGCAGCAGGGACGCCCAGCGTCGGCCCTGCCATCTCGAAGGCGAGGTGTTCGACCTGATGACGCGATGGATCGAGCGTTACCGCCGCGAGGCGGAGGACCGCTTCCGCAGGCTCGACGTCGTCCTCGAAGAGATGGCCGACGAGTCGGGGGACGGCACCTCGGGGAAGAAGGCGGCATCGTGA
- a CDS encoding SRPBCC family protein, with protein sequence MSTTDRGDRRETRIEADPALPTILITREFDAPAARVFRAYTDPDLVVRWLGPRRLTMRIDVYEARTGGSYRYTHREDDGTEYGFRGVFHEVRRDERIVQTFSYDGFPDGVSLETTLFEDLGGRTRVTTTSLMASVEARDSMIRSGMGRGVREGHERLDELLGGGPSGNPDHEPRRKA encoded by the coding sequence GTGAGCACGACGGACCGGGGCGACCGGCGCGAGACACGGATCGAGGCCGATCCGGCGCTGCCCACCATCCTGATCACCCGGGAGTTCGACGCCCCCGCGGCGCGCGTGTTCAGGGCGTACACCGATCCGGACCTGGTCGTGAGGTGGCTCGGACCGCGCCGGCTGACCATGCGGATCGACGTGTACGAGGCCCGCACCGGGGGCTCGTACCGCTATACGCACCGCGAGGACGACGGGACGGAGTACGGCTTCCGCGGGGTGTTCCACGAGGTGCGACGCGACGAGCGCATCGTGCAGACCTTCTCCTACGACGGTTTCCCGGACGGCGTCAGCCTGGAGACCACCCTGTTCGAGGACCTCGGGGGCCGGACCCGGGTCACCACCACCTCCCTCATGGCGTCCGTCGAGGCACGCGACTCGATGATCAGAAGCGGTATGGGGCGCGGTGTGCGCGAGGGTCACGAGCGCCTCGACGAACTGCTCGGCGGCGGCCCGAGCGGAAACCCGGACCACGAACCGAGACGGAAGGCCTGA
- a CDS encoding TIGR03086 family metal-binding protein translates to MTSAADEHRTIAGGFTERVRGVRPEDWDHPAPVEGWVARDVVRHLVEWFPAFLKAGAGVELPKGPSVDDDPVKAWTVHSDGVQALLDDPATASRTLSNPHIGEVPLDQAVDRFYTADVFMHTWDLARASGQDERLDPDRCARMLDGMLPLDDMLRASGQYGPRVEVPDTADVQTRLLGFIGRRP, encoded by the coding sequence ATGACCAGCGCAGCAGACGAGCACCGCACCATCGCCGGGGGCTTCACGGAGCGGGTACGCGGAGTGCGTCCCGAGGACTGGGACCACCCCGCGCCGGTCGAGGGCTGGGTCGCCCGGGACGTGGTGCGTCACCTGGTCGAGTGGTTCCCCGCCTTCCTGAAGGCGGGTGCCGGAGTCGAACTGCCGAAGGGGCCCTCGGTGGACGACGACCCGGTGAAGGCCTGGACCGTGCACAGCGACGGGGTGCAGGCGCTGCTCGACGACCCGGCCACGGCGTCCAGGACGCTGTCGAACCCGCACATCGGCGAGGTGCCCCTCGACCAGGCGGTGGACCGCTTCTACACCGCCGACGTCTTCATGCACACCTGGGACCTGGCACGGGCCAGCGGCCAGGACGAGCGCCTCGACCCCGACAGGTGCGCCCGGATGCTCGACGGCATGCTGCCGCTCGACGACATGCTGCGCGCGAGCGGACAGTACGGGCCTCGGGTGGAGGTCCCGGACACCGCCGACGTACAGACCCGCCTGCTCGGCTTCATCGGCCGCAGGCCCTGA